A genomic window from Lycium barbarum isolate Lr01 chromosome 4, ASM1917538v2, whole genome shotgun sequence includes:
- the LOC132637136 gene encoding uncharacterized protein LOC132637136, with protein MPNPQFAITTAQFEKSKKNELAISPYRRPGKEIKSLYHEDLGKELHNLRKVINEELCSRNFQILKYEDLCVHPNAELPSGYKIPKFNTFNGKGDPVAHLKDYCSRLIGIGHIEAIRMRLFIQSLSGSALYWYTKQDFSKWLTWEDMARGFIKQFEFNTGGDPHIADLLRIKKTPHESFQEYAIRWRLEASKIHPPLSERELISTFIQIQEDLYYDKLLGACAHNFSDLIRIGRELENAIQEGRITDSSATQAVHQTFQAEVHGNLQSEMKENQFASTTMHQAQCHKSHQIFQSYATMQCPRQRNSQQAYQRRFHQVQSSSQHKKKRKSFCFTTLNEPLANIFKRLSSKGILRPKKGFIPKHPPPNFDLSKSCAYHSNIQGHDIEECPALRFKIQSMIESGKIKLQLEPSADNIANTKTTVVKGDPSKLAPRHLKRKRATSQAD; from the coding sequence AAGTCGCTTTACCATGAAGATTTGGGAAAAGAACTCCACAATTTGAGGAAAGTCATTAATGAAGAGTTATGTTCAAGGAATTTCCAGATTTTGAAGTATGAAGATTTGTGTGTGCATCCAAACGCTGAGCTTCCGTCAGGGTACAAAATACCTAAGTTTAACACTTTCAATGGGAAGGGAGATCCCGTTGCTCATTTAAAGGACTATTGCAGCAGATTAATTGGTATTGGACATATTGAAGCCATACGAATGAGATTGTTCATTCAAAGTTTATCAGGATCAGCACTCTATTGGTACACTAAACAAGATTTTAGCAAATGGCTTACGTGGGAAGATATGGCCCGCGGATTTATAAAGCAATTCGAGTTTAACACTGGAGGCGATCCGCACATAGCTGATCTGCTTAGAATAAAGAAAACGCCACATGAGTCTTTCCAAGAATATGCCATACGATGGAGGttagaagcttcaaaaatacatccTCCATTATCCGAGAGGGAATTGATCTCAACCTTCATCCAGATTCAGGAAGACTTATATTATGATAAGTTGCTCGGAGCTTGTGCACACAACTTCTCTGATTTGATTAGGATTGGTAGAGAACTAGAAAATGCCATTCAAGAAGGGAGAATTACAGATAGCTCAGCAACACAAGCCGTTCACCAAACCTTCCAAGCGGAGGTACACGGAAATCTGCAAAGTGAAATGAAGGAAAACCAATTTGCTTCCACGACTATGCATCAAGCGCAATGCCATAAAAGTCACCAAATTTTTCAATCTTATGCCACCATGCAATGTCCTCGTCAGCGAAACTCCCAGCAAGCCTACCAACGACGGTTTCACCAAGTACAATCAAGCTCTCAAcataaaaagaagaggaaatctTTTTGCTTCACTACTCTAAATGAACCATTGGCAAACATATTTAAGAGGTTGAGTTCTAAGGGTATTCTACGACCAAAGAAGGGATTTATACCTAAGCATCCACCGCCAAACTTTGATTTATCTAAGAGTTGTGCTTATCACTCAAACATCCAAGgacatgacattgaagaatgtccaGCACTAAGATTTAAGATTCAAAGCATGATTGAAAGTGGCAAGATAAAGCTGCAGCTAGAGCCTTCAGCCGATAATATTGCAAACACAAAGACAACTGTTGTTAAGGGTGATCCATCGAAACTGGCACCAAGGCATTTGAAAAGAAAGCGTGCAACAAGTCAAGCCGACTGA